In Passer domesticus isolate bPasDom1 chromosome 9, bPasDom1.hap1, whole genome shotgun sequence, a genomic segment contains:
- the LOC135307683 gene encoding serine/threonine-protein kinase PAK 3-like isoform X3, translated as MGTSWQWVAVKELYLQHQGCEGVLKEILLMRENKNANIVSYLESYLVDEAVLLVLEYMDGGSLADVVTVRRMAVGHIATVCRECLQGLAFLHAKQVIHRDIKSDNILLGRDGSVRLADFGLCAVLSPEHRKRRSMVGTTYWMAPEVVRREPYGPKVDTWSLGIVGIEMATGEAPYMQETSVKASYLIGKQGVPNLHQLRLPPGLYEFLGCCLQMDVDRRGSAKELLQHPFLQSAEPLLSLF; from the exons ATGGGAACATCTTGGCAGTGG GTGGCTGTAAAGGAACTTTAtctccagcaccagggctgtgagggagtattaaaagaaatcctgctcatgagagaaaataagaacgCCAATATTGTCAGCTACTTAGAAAG ctacCTTGTGGATGAGGCTGTCCTGCTGGTGTTGGAATATATGGATGGAGGCTCCTTAGCTGATGTGGTCACCGTGAGAAGGATGGCTGTAGGACACATAGCAACAGTGTGTCGGGAG tgcctgcaaggcctggcTTTCCTTCATGCCAAGCAGGTGATCCACAGAGACATCAAAAGTGACAACATCCTTCTGGGCCGGGATGGCTCCGTCAGGCTGG ctgattttggcctctgtgctgtgctcagccctgagcacaggaaaCGGAGGTCGATGGTCGGGACCACTTACTGGATGGCACCCGAGGTGGTGAGAAGAGAGCCTtacggccccaaagtggacacctGGTCCCTTGGGATTGTGGGAatagaaatggccacaggagagGCTCCTTATATGCAGGAGACCAGTGTCAAG gcCAGCTACCTGATAGGCAAGCAAGGGGTTCCAAATCTGCACCAGCTCAGGCTACCCCCTGGCTTGTATGAatttctgggctgctgcctgcagatggatgtggacaggcgaggctctgccaaggaacttctgcag catccatttcTGCAATCAGCGGAGCCTCTCTTAAGCCTCTTCTGA
- the LOC135307683 gene encoding serine/threonine-protein kinase PAK 1-like isoform X2 has product MGLVSPQGNPAKECGRIRLCAELPVLLGLLLLLFLLMLSLAKRPQIAQSPREWSWVSDLLQAQSLCFELCFLHFVSFRVCGECGRSRKEVHWMGTSWQWVAVKELYLQHQGCEGVLKEILLMRENKNANIVSYLESYLVDEAVLLVLEYMDGGSLADVVTVRRMAVGHIATVCRECLQGLAFLHAKQVIHRDIKSDNILLGRDGSVRLADFGLCAVLSPEHRKRRSMVGTTYWMAPEVVRREPYGPKVDTWSLGIVGIEMATGEAPYMQETSVKHPFLQSAEPLLSLF; this is encoded by the exons ATGGGCTTAGTTTCCCCTCAAGGCAACCCTGCAAAGGAGTGTGGGAGAATCagactctgtgcagagctgcctgttttgctggggctgctgttgttgttgttcttgttgatGTTATCGTTAGCCAAAAGACCAcaaattgctcagagccccagagagTGGAGCTGGGTTTCAGATCTCCTGCAAGCTCAATCTCTCTGTTTTGAACTTTgcttcttgcattttgtttctttcagggtGTGTGGTGAGTGTGGAAGATCCAGAAAAGAAGTACACTGGATGGGAACATCTTGGCAGTGG GTGGCTGTAAAGGAACTTTAtctccagcaccagggctgtgagggagtattaaaagaaatcctgctcatgagagaaaataagaacgCCAATATTGTCAGCTACTTAGAAAG ctacCTTGTGGATGAGGCTGTCCTGCTGGTGTTGGAATATATGGATGGAGGCTCCTTAGCTGATGTGGTCACCGTGAGAAGGATGGCTGTAGGACACATAGCAACAGTGTGTCGGGAG tgcctgcaaggcctggcTTTCCTTCATGCCAAGCAGGTGATCCACAGAGACATCAAAAGTGACAACATCCTTCTGGGCCGGGATGGCTCCGTCAGGCTGG ctgattttggcctctgtgctgtgctcagccctgagcacaggaaaCGGAGGTCGATGGTCGGGACCACTTACTGGATGGCACCCGAGGTGGTGAGAAGAGAGCCTtacggccccaaagtggacacctGGTCCCTTGGGATTGTGGGAatagaaatggccacaggagagGCTCCTTATATGCAGGAGACCAGTGTCAAG catccatttcTGCAATCAGCGGAGCCTCTCTTAAGCCTCTTCTGA
- the LOC135307683 gene encoding serine/threonine-protein kinase PAK 3-like isoform X1, which produces MGLVSPQGNPAKECGRIRLCAELPVLLGLLLLLFLLMLSLAKRPQIAQSPREWSWVSDLLQAQSLCFELCFLHFVSFRVCGECGRSRKEVHWMGTSWQWVAVKELYLQHQGCEGVLKEILLMRENKNANIVSYLESYLVDEAVLLVLEYMDGGSLADVVTVRRMAVGHIATVCRECLQGLAFLHAKQVIHRDIKSDNILLGRDGSVRLADFGLCAVLSPEHRKRRSMVGTTYWMAPEVVRREPYGPKVDTWSLGIVGIEMATGEAPYMQETSVKASYLIGKQGVPNLHQLRLPPGLYEFLGCCLQMDVDRRGSAKELLQHPFLQSAEPLLSLF; this is translated from the exons ATGGGCTTAGTTTCCCCTCAAGGCAACCCTGCAAAGGAGTGTGGGAGAATCagactctgtgcagagctgcctgttttgctggggctgctgttgttgttgttcttgttgatGTTATCGTTAGCCAAAAGACCAcaaattgctcagagccccagagagTGGAGCTGGGTTTCAGATCTCCTGCAAGCTCAATCTCTCTGTTTTGAACTTTgcttcttgcattttgtttctttcagggtGTGTGGTGAGTGTGGAAGATCCAGAAAAGAAGTACACTGGATGGGAACATCTTGGCAGTGG GTGGCTGTAAAGGAACTTTAtctccagcaccagggctgtgagggagtattaaaagaaatcctgctcatgagagaaaataagaacgCCAATATTGTCAGCTACTTAGAAAG ctacCTTGTGGATGAGGCTGTCCTGCTGGTGTTGGAATATATGGATGGAGGCTCCTTAGCTGATGTGGTCACCGTGAGAAGGATGGCTGTAGGACACATAGCAACAGTGTGTCGGGAG tgcctgcaaggcctggcTTTCCTTCATGCCAAGCAGGTGATCCACAGAGACATCAAAAGTGACAACATCCTTCTGGGCCGGGATGGCTCCGTCAGGCTGG ctgattttggcctctgtgctgtgctcagccctgagcacaggaaaCGGAGGTCGATGGTCGGGACCACTTACTGGATGGCACCCGAGGTGGTGAGAAGAGAGCCTtacggccccaaagtggacacctGGTCCCTTGGGATTGTGGGAatagaaatggccacaggagagGCTCCTTATATGCAGGAGACCAGTGTCAAG gcCAGCTACCTGATAGGCAAGCAAGGGGTTCCAAATCTGCACCAGCTCAGGCTACCCCCTGGCTTGTATGAatttctgggctgctgcctgcagatggatgtggacaggcgaggctctgccaaggaacttctgcag catccatttcTGCAATCAGCGGAGCCTCTCTTAAGCCTCTTCTGA
- the LOC135307683 gene encoding serine/threonine-protein kinase PAK 3-like isoform X4 — protein sequence MRENKNANIVSYLESYLVDEAVLLVLEYMDGGSLADVVTVRRMAVGHIATVCRECLQGLAFLHAKQVIHRDIKSDNILLGRDGSVRLADFGLCAVLSPEHRKRRSMVGTTYWMAPEVVRREPYGPKVDTWSLGIVGIEMATGEAPYMQETSVKASYLIGKQGVPNLHQLRLPPGLYEFLGCCLQMDVDRRGSAKELLQHPFLQSAEPLLSLF from the exons atgagagaaaataagaacgCCAATATTGTCAGCTACTTAGAAAG ctacCTTGTGGATGAGGCTGTCCTGCTGGTGTTGGAATATATGGATGGAGGCTCCTTAGCTGATGTGGTCACCGTGAGAAGGATGGCTGTAGGACACATAGCAACAGTGTGTCGGGAG tgcctgcaaggcctggcTTTCCTTCATGCCAAGCAGGTGATCCACAGAGACATCAAAAGTGACAACATCCTTCTGGGCCGGGATGGCTCCGTCAGGCTGG ctgattttggcctctgtgctgtgctcagccctgagcacaggaaaCGGAGGTCGATGGTCGGGACCACTTACTGGATGGCACCCGAGGTGGTGAGAAGAGAGCCTtacggccccaaagtggacacctGGTCCCTTGGGATTGTGGGAatagaaatggccacaggagagGCTCCTTATATGCAGGAGACCAGTGTCAAG gcCAGCTACCTGATAGGCAAGCAAGGGGTTCCAAATCTGCACCAGCTCAGGCTACCCCCTGGCTTGTATGAatttctgggctgctgcctgcagatggatgtggacaggcgaggctctgccaaggaacttctgcag catccatttcTGCAATCAGCGGAGCCTCTCTTAAGCCTCTTCTGA